One Mus caroli chromosome 6, CAROLI_EIJ_v1.1, whole genome shotgun sequence genomic window, TTACCTCCCTGACGCATACCTGCTGAGCTGCCAGTGGGCGGGGCTCCTGGAAGACTTGGCTTGCTTTCTGATGTGCGTCCTACATAGCAAATCCCATCCTAGGGTACTAGGATAGAATGGATGGAACAGACGGACAGATGCATGGACGAaccagacagaaagagacaaatagATGATACATAGGTAACGTTTGTGAAATCCACTTCTAGTCTCCTTGACAACCTCAGGGGCTACTGCGGTTCCTGTTATAGAGCAGCACTCAGAGGTTTATCATGGCTAAGAATGTGCCCGCAACCAGTATACTTCAGACAACAAGGAgcgttggagagatggctcagagattaagggcacaaactgctcttctagaggaccccagttcaattcaaaccacatggtagctcataaccatctgtctCTAATGAGATCTTGTGCCCTCTAAATGAGTGAGAGCTTCTGCCCTAACATAAATGCAGGCACAACACTGTATgcatactaaataaatacatctttaaaaagaaggaggaaagtcgggcgtggtggcgcatgcctttaatcccagcactcgggaggcagaggcaggcggatttctgagttcgaggccagcctggtctacaaagtgagttccaggacagccagggctatacagagaaaccctgtcttgaaaaacaaaacaaaacaaaagaggactgagattgtcctctgacttccacatgtgaacatacaccactcacacacatacacatctccaTACATTCTATACACACCCCAAaaggtagaaaaaataaaaatgacaccaATTTCAGTTCAGCACATGCACCgattttccctccttccttcccttcgaGATGAGGACGGGACTATGAAACAATACCCCTTAGCATAAGGAACATCTttcccagtttttgttttttttttttttttttttttttttttgtgctttctctgtgAGCATTGGCATGGAATTCCTTCATACGTTGAAACAGCGGGTATTCTCGCACGTCTACTGGTAAAATGGCATCATGGGGCCCCACCTATTCAAGATGGGGACCTTGACTCTCTGGTGATGGTCACAGAGACAGCCAGGGAGTAGAAGGTAGCCTTTGCCCACTTCTGGAGCAGGCTGCCGCTCTGTTTCCATGAGGCACGGGAAGTCGGCCCTCTGGTGAAGCCAGTAGGGGTCGTGCTGGGCCAGGTACAGCGCCAGGGATGCTGGGTAAGCATAATGGCAGGTGGTGGTAAACCTGCCGTCATCCTTCCTAGCAGTTACCCGTTCTTGTGGCGGGAAGAAGCCAGGGACTCCCAAGTCTAGGGCAGTCATGTAGGGTCTTTTGAAAGCAGGATAGCCATCCTCCAGCTTGGGGTTAGGGTTGGGCTTGGGCTGGTAAAACTCTTTGCTCTGGAGCTGAGCGTCAAGCTTGGCCTGctggagaaacaaagagaagactgAAAAGGTCGCTGAGGCAGGGTCCCTCAACGCATTCAGGACAAAATCCACGCTACTGTTAAGAATGTTaagttcagggctggagagatgacttgaagatcgagagcactggctgcttctacaggggacccaacacccaaaacatttttattttgtttgtgcgTGTGCTGGGAGAGGATGGTCCTGTGCACATCTGTACATGTGGATGCCAGGGATCAACTTCATACATTATTAAGGAACCATTCACCTTAtctttggagacagaggctcTCATTGGTGCCCATCAGGCTAGACTGCATAGCCAATAAGTTCCAggggtctgcctgtctgtctccctagCACCGGAATGATGAGACATGCTACTGTGCCTGTGGgttttagggatcaaactcaggtcctcatgcttgtgtatgcaatgacTTTATTAAATGAATTATCTCCTCAGATCAAGTGATtctattttgagagagagagagagagagaagaagaagaagaagaagaagaagaagaagaagaagaagaagaagaagaagaagaagaagaagagaagaggaggaggaggaagaggaagaggaggaggaggaagaggaagaggaggaggaggggaggagggagaggaggaagaggaggaggaggagggctcaGTATGGGCATATAGCCAATAGACAGAGTGCTTGCCAAgttctgagtttaatccccagcaccacataaactgggccTGCTGCACAAGCCTATCTTCCCAGTACTcaagaagtggaagcaggagtATCTGAAATTTAAGTTCAAGGACAttcttggctatatagcaagCTTAAGGCTGGACCACGTGAGCCCTtatctttaaacaacaacaaaattaatagaATTCTACAAACACATGGGAATCATTAAGCTAACCTTCAGAATATGGGAGTAAGAGAAGGAACACACATGCAGTGCCATAGCCAGTTAATAATGGGTACATTAGTGTTGGTTTTATCAGTGTGACTTAAAGTTTTCTTACACTTAATTATTTgttgtgcatgaatgtgtatatacCATGTTACATGTGGAGATACACACAGACTTAACATgacacatgtggaaatcagaaaacAACTATGGGAGTTAATTTACTCTCTTTATCATGTGTGTCATGGTGACAACcactctacctgctgagccatctcaatgacCCGTATtagtattatttaaattttaagtgtaCATGACTTACAATTTTAAATGTGCTGTATATTTTGGCATATCAcaagcatgcatgtacacacacaaacactcacatgcgtgcatgtgcacacacatacacaaacatgcaaaacCTTTAAAGCCACAATatctgaattaaaacaaaaatcatggggctagggagatggttcagtggttaagatcattcACTGTACTTGCCAAGGACTGAGGTTCAGTCACCAGCAattgcatggtggctcacaaccatctgtaactcaagttccagtggATTCCACACCTTCTTGTGACTTCTGTGGGCCTGCATGTATatagtacacaaacatacatgcaggcaaaacacacataaaataaaatagtctaaAATAAAGATGGTTCCAGGGAATCGTTGCATGGATAACAGGCCTATAAGTGTTCTTCCTGTTAATGTACAGGCAATCCCACTGGTTTGCTCTTAGGGATGCAACAGCTTACATCACCTGCTGCCATCACCTAACACTGCCTCCAGGTGCACCAGAAGTATGCTACAGATAATAGCACCCCCTGCCACCCCAGTTCGCTCTTCTCGATCTCACgatctcactctctctctctctctctctctctctctctctctctctctgtgtgtgtttctttttttctttctctgtgtgcaccacctctctgcctcatctctcttgctctcatgNNNNNNNNNNNNNNNNNNNNNNNNNNNNNNNNNNNNNNNNNNNNNNNNNNNNNNNNNNNNNNNNNNNNNNNNNNNNNNNNNNNNNctctctctctctctctctctctctctctctctctctctctctctgtgtgttccctctcttcattctctgtgtgtaccacctctctgcctcatctctcttgctctcatggttttctctctcttccctgtctatctgtctatctacatGCCCATTTGTCTGTCTCTATCCTTTCTCTGGGCTGtcactcctctcccctccccagtaAACAGCTTTTACACCAGATCTGCTGCATGGAGTAATTCCTAAGGGtacaccttggcatgggcctgccaaAGGTACCCCCACTCACTGCATTATTCTCCATAACACCTACCTCTTGTGGCGTGACTCTAGAATATTTGTACTTCCCAAAGGGCTTATAGTCCACCATGTATGAGCTTTGGTATATATCTAGGTCCACGTGGTTCTAGAAGAcaagtgagaaaaaaatacaagagcCTGTTCCTGTCATTGTTCCAGTTGCAGCTGCTGCGGGACTTCTTATGACACCAGGACTTTGCTTGTAGGACCTGGCTTCTGTCCCTTACCACCCTCCCCGATTCTTCTGTGCCCCATTTACCCTCCCACCATCACAGGAGCCTGGCACATGTGCCTACTGCCTGATGAAAACAAAACTTCTCCTTGCCAACCAAAAAACTCCAATGCATCTTCTAAGACCCCTGTCGAATGTCACTTTCCCCAATCAGTCTCCTACCTCTTTATGCCCCAGCTTTCAGGAATGAAgaccttctccctttcccctctgcttCAGTAATACACTTTGCATATGTTCTTCCAAGAGACCacagttccattcccagaacccacataaggcAGCTTGGAATTACCTGTAGTTCTAGGGAGATCTAACCTCTAGCCTCTGACCTctaagggcacacacacacacacacccttaaaatAGTAAATCTTTACAAAGGAATTCAATTAAGTAGCTGTGTGTAGTGGTGCACAAGGTGGACACTGGCTCCTAGTCAGACCTGGTGGTTCTCCTTtttattcccagtacttggggaacagaggcaggtagatctggtctacatagtgagtttcaggacaactagGTCTATGGAGAGATACCTTGTCCAAAATGATACTGACTCCAAaggacaaatgaacaaaaatcatcaaagaagaagcaagctgggaaggaaagatgatggctcagcagttaagagccctcgttactcttgtagaggacctgggttcagttcttagcacatATAGAGGCTCACAGCTATCCATAACTCCATTTTAAGGGTATCCAATGCCCTCATCTGGCTTCCgtgagcaccaggcatacatacacacatgcgtacaggcaaaacactcacacacacacacacacacacacacacacacacacacactaaaaataagccaatctcaaaaaaaaaaagcaaaaaaaaaataatttagccaggtatggtggtttatacctttaattccagtactgaggagacagagtcaggaagatctgctgagaccagtctggtctacatagcaagacattgttggagattggttctaatgctttgatccatatgggaatctgtgtgtccaaatgctaaaggtccttgtccccagttggtttttgatagATTACTAAAGATGACAGTGGCCAATGATTGGGCAAAGGGAGACAAGGTGGGACCTTAGAGTTTTGCAAGCTAGGACACAGGGAGGAGGTGAAGGAAAATTGTGATGAAGGGAAGGGTACGGATACAGATGGACATAGGAGCTTCAGGAGataagccaaccagccatgtgagatttaGGGTAagtggccattggccacttcCCCGATTGGGCTAGGGTAGCAGGCAGAGGATTAGAAGTTCCCAGCCACTGAGCTAGATGGCatataaaaataagctaatgtgtgtgtatctttcatttgAGGACCCAAACAAAGATTCCctgggtgggtggctggaagAGTGACCCACTGGGAGCAAAATGTGGTGTAGCAAAAAATTACTGCTACAagacatagcaagttccaggccattcagggctgcacagtgagactctgtctcaaaaaactaaaaatctaaacaaaaacaaaaacaaaaaactttaaaaaacaaaagcagccacTGTAACAACAAACTTAATGAAGTAGACTTGTTTTAGCTTTGTCTCAGAAGTCCAGTGCCAATGCTTTGTACACTACACCATGGGTGCCTAATAAAttcataatgaataaataaatccccGGCTCAGTGAAAACTTACCTAACACTGATACCTAGGGGGGACAGAAACCTACATCACTCACCTTTTGGGGTCTCACCACACGTGCCATGGCCAAGGACCTGGAAAGACATGTCAGTTAGCCCTGCTCTGCCTCCAGCAGGGGCAAAATCCCACTGTTTGCACAGTTATGCAAAGCAAGCAGGGCAGTTCTGGTCCCCTTAGTCCATGCCCTCTCCGCCTTCCCTAAGACTCTACCTTACATATTCCCTGGGGCCAGTGGAGGCACTGGGATGTGTGTGGGGTCCTAAGACAAAGGGTCTAGaacagaactcaaaatatcagATCCATTTCTTCAAAAGCTACATCAAATAGCAAAGCAAGTGTAACAACCAAGGAACAGAAGCCATGACATTACAGCATCCACCAATCCCTGTGGTGTAAATCCCCAGCACAGCCATTTCAAGCTTGCTGATGCTGAGCTGCAGAGATGTGCATACAGTGGGATCTTCTCAGCCAGTGGGAATCAGGGCTCACACTGTCTAGAGGAGGCAGGCCCAGATCTGGAGCTCCAACAGTTCAGAACAGGATGTCCAAGATAAAGAACGTTGTGCCACATTCTCAAATAAGGTTAAACATGAAGAGCCAATCCTGTCTCTCATGATCAACCCTGAAATCTTCAGGGAAACCATGTTGtgggtatctgtctgtctgtctgtctgtctcccctaccctcctttcctctctgataGGTTTTCATACAGCCCAGGCGGGTTTCAAAGCTGCTAAGTAGCTGAGAATTACCTCAAACTTCTGATTTTCCTatctcaacctcctgagtgctaagattagaAACGTGTACCACACAGCTTTAGTCTCAGCCCATATGAGGCAGAGGCTCTCTGCAAGTTCAatgctggcctggtctacatagtgagttctaggctagccaggtctacatagagagaccttgtctcaaagacaaaaacaaatgtaaCCAAAATGTaagcttgcaccaccatgtctgggtTATGCTGAGCTAGGGATTTAATTCAGAGCCTCATATACTAGGCAAGCATCCCACCAACTAAGCCATATCCCCAGCAATCGCTCCCTCATTTCATTCCCAGGACTACTCTGTCTGGAGGTCCATGCTGGTCAGCTGGCTGTGGTACCGGCCAGACCTCAACTGATATCCCATGTTTCCTCTTCTGAATACAGACAGGATTTCACTTTAGTTCCAAACCTACCTTTTCTTTTGGCAAGACACGATGTTCCTGCCCTTTCAACCCCAGGTGTCCCAGCTATATGGAGAGTCCTGTTGGCACTGCCTTGATGACTTATCACCCCCTGAGACCAGCCCTGACCTACACAATTGAAACTGCTTTGTTCATCTTGTCTGGTCATTGTGATGTTGGTAGCTAGTCAGCTCTCCTCATGTCAGTTGCCCTATCCCTGTCTTACCCCTCCGGGAGTCAGGACATCTGGACCAACTGGATCAAAATAAACCTGGCTGACTATATGACACCAGAGGGGAGATGCTTTCAACACTCTACACATCAGGCTTTTGCCAGGAGAGGCATTTGGTTGATGACGTCAGATTAGGTTTAACCAAACCCATGCCCTGGCAGGTTTCCATCATCTTAGAACCTGGCTCAACCTatttgtcaaaagctttttctcttttacttgtaTTAGcaaagctatttaaaaacaaacaaacaaaaaacccaaagcagaAAATAGCAAGTGTTGTTGAGAATCTCATACACTGTTGGGGATAGTATCTTCAAAGATAAGCACAGGGGCACACAAGATGCTTGCCCCTAAATGGTCCTACCTGTGTTTGAACCTGGGatttacatggtggaaggagagagccagctcttgaaagttgccctctgacctccacatgaaaatacagatataaataattgttttgaaAACACATGGAAAAGAGCCATGTGGTCTGGAAAATGCACTTATAGTCCTATAGTATGAGGAATTAAAAGCAGAGGCGCAGAGGTACTGGGTGCTACTGTGCATAGCAGCAGAATTCACGGTGCCTAATTGGCCAGTAGTCGCTGAAGGGGTCACCCAAATGGTCCAAGCATACGGAATGAATGGCGTGTCACTCAGTGCCACCAAGGAACAAAGTTCTGACCCGTGCTACAGAGGGAATGAAACTTGAAAACACGCTGAGCTCAAAAACTAGTCACAAAAAGACAAACGAGATTGCCAAATGCAGAGGCAGAGTGAGAAATGATTGGTTTTTATTTGGCACAGGAGAGCAGCCTGCACGAGTAACTGGGTACTGTTCATGAAGCCTGGGCAGGTTACTTCATTCCAGAGAGTCCTTCACTGCGGACTGAAATCCTGTGTTCTTCAGTCTTTCTTACCACAGACAAAAACACAAATGATCACACTCTACTAAATTTAGCAATGCAATACAGCACGCCCCtcatgtatatgtggtatatatttgTGTGCGTGCACGAGCATGCTtatatgcatgtggaagccagaggtcagcacCACTCCCCACCATAgctttggagacaggatctctcactgaatgtAATTTGGGTAGGCCAGTTAGCCAGTGAGCTGGAGGGATCTGCCTCTCTGCATCCACAGCATTGAGAGCACAGATGTGTTCCGCCGTGCCCAGGCTTTTTTTTATGTCCgagttggggatctgaactcaggccctcatgctagTGTGGTAATCACTGTATCCCCTAACTGAGTTCCCCCAACCCCCTTGGTTTCTTTTTCAAGTTTTTGAACAAGGTTTCTCttggtagccttggctgtcatggaactcactctgtagaccaggctggtctccaactcacagaaatccacctgcccctgcctcccaagtgctgggattaaagggctgtAGTACAACTGTCCAGGATTATATGCCTCTCAAGAACAAAAGTATGAAACATGTTTTTTCCCATAATGCTTATTATCATATACTTTATTGACATGCAAATGTGTGTTTTCTACATTCGCATTTGCAAGGGATGGAAAATACTCCAGGAAGCAAAATTTGTCTCGTTCATTTTGTATCGCTTTCCCTGCATTGTGCAAGCTGATCCTCACTTCAAGGGTCTTTCCATCTCAGCTTCCAGAAACTCCATCCTGGGTGTGTACGTGTGGCCCATTGTGTAGTGTAGGGTAAGACATATGAAGTAAACATGTAGTAACCAAAAGGACTGTAGAAACGTGGTTGTGCTAAATTAAACAACACTTGAAAGGTTGAAAACATAATGGAAACTTAAAAGGTTGAAGAGTGGCCTTTGTGGACAGGCTCCAATGACCCAGATAGCAGGAACAACCAAGGATCTCAAGAACATCATTTGTTCTTCAGTCTcgtcccttcccctttcccccaggGAGAATAGTCACCTCCAAATTGATAAAAACACTTGCCCAAGCACACTCACGGATTTGGCTGTGACAAGCAAAAGAAGTTCTCTGCGTTTAACTACTTGACTCCCGACTCTAGTAAGTTGTAGGAGCTGCAGAATGCCCCCAACGCTTTTCTTAGTGTGAATCCCACTTCAACCCCTGTACCTCAGAGGGAGAGTCAGGTCCCCAAATTTCTGTTTATGCAAATTCAGCCTGTTAATATCATTAGGTCAGGAGGAAATTCTTCCAACTCAGAAGCCCTAGTTCCTCCAGGCTTCTATTAAAGGGATTACAATCCACTTCCTCCCTAGAAGGGCTAATGCGCCACGGGAAGCCTCCAGGCCAGAGATTAAAGCATTTATGCCTTTAATTAGGAACAGTCTTTCCCCAAGCGCCCGAAACACAAACAACCAGGCCACATTACAAAGCACAATGCCCTCTCCTAGATCCTGGAGGGCGTGGTACCAAACAGGCATTTCCCAAAGTAGGGCCTTGTCCCCAGGCTCTCCGCACAAATTAAGCCCCCTTCACTTCAAGAACAAACAACCAGGTAAGGCAGATACAGGGCACAGCAGGGCAAGAGGAAGAGGTCTGGTTAAGATCCAGGTGGGATTGCCATGTCTTTAGGATGCGCTATCTAGTGAGGATGCTGCACTCTCTCACAGCAGTGGATCGTTAGCTTTCAAGGACACTGCTGTGCAAGTGACAGAGCATCTGTGCACATGCGATGCTGTTTGCACAGGGAGCACACAGGCTCTGTCCTTTCCCAGTCCTGATGCAGCCCTGAGGGTCCCCGAAGGTCTGGGTTTCTCCAGGAGCAGCCGAGTGGCCTGGGTTTCAGTTGCCTGGGATTCATGATTATTGGCCTGCTAtctgccttctcctttctttgtcgCCAACCCTAGAGTAATCTACACTGAAGCCACTCTAGCAACTCGGGATTCTTAGGACTGAAACGGGAAACCGCGTCGTTAATGTCGCCCCCTGCTGTTCATATAGGAGAAAGCAGTGGTCCAGAGTTTTTCCAGGTGCTTGGACAACGCAAGGCAGGTGGGGGCTCATTGTGTAGGAGAAAATACTGTCAAGAGTCCCTGCAATTATTAAAGAGGCCTAAGAACTTGAGGCCTCTCACTTCGTTGCTCAATAAAATATCTAGCAGGTACATCCCAAAGGAGCCCTGAACTGCTGAGCAACACACCCTAGATACAGTTCCCCTTTTACGTGGACAGAACTATGACAAAAGTGTCATCTATAAGTTAGGCACCATGCATTGTTAGAGACAGCACAATTAAATAGAAATGTGAGAATAATTGactataataaagtttatttaaggCTCACAAACGGAGCCAAGCGTGGCTagtacatgccttttatccctGGCATTgaagaggcacacagagagaagcaggtcTCTGTGACatagtgagtccaggacagccagggctatgtagagagactctgtctcgatagatagatcgatcgatcgatagatagatagatagatagatagatagatagatagatagatgatagatagatgatagatacagacagacagataggtagatagcaagatagctcagccagTTAAGGCcaagccacctcactggcctcaAAACTCTGTTATGGGAACTTTCTTCCATACAGTCCAGGATGGTGACACTGGCTTTTTGTCCTAGCAcaaaaagaggaggtggaagcaggaggaattTAAGTTCATCTTTAGTTATATAGTGAGTTAGAAACCACCTTGGTCTATGTGAGACACTGtggcaaaacagaaacaaaaactcaagagatctgacagccttttctcttttttgctcTGTGTGGACCCTTAAGTGGATTGGACGGTGCTACCCCCACTGGGAAGTAATGTAGTCTCACTGTAGTCTGAAATGCTACTCTATCTGGTACATGTTCAGAGACAACCTCCCAAATGATGTATTACCAGCTAGCTGGGCGTCATCCCTCAGCCTCGTTAGATGGGATTTACCATAGATGGCTAGTTCAGGGTCACTTGACAACTACAGTTGAGCTACGTATTTTCTTCTTGAGAATAACCTCACAGAATATGTGTATCAGAACCACATCTGGTAAGGTAGGCCTActagaggctgaggtaggaggagcaTAGGTTCAAGGACAGTTTGGGCCACATAATGAGGACAAgtctgtcttaaaagaaaaagcaaagataaCAAGAAAAGAGTGCTGGCGGTAtaattcagtggtagagttcttgcttAGCGTGCATGAGGCCTTCAATTCAATATTCAGTATTGCAAAGTAATAAAGCTACTCCATCCCTAGTACGCCTCAACATAGAGAGAACAtgatcattaatttattttatttatttatttttttagctctggctatcttggaactcactctgtagaccagactggcctcgaactcagaaatctgcctgcctctgcctcccaagtgctgggattaaaggcgtgtgccaccaccacccggctgatccttaatttttttttaaagataaatttattttattttatgtgcatgagtatttgcctgcatgcttatatatgtgcaccatgtgcatgcctagtgccatggattccctgcaactggagttacagatagctgtgagctgccacatggatgctgggaattgaacccgggtcctctagaggagcagttggtgctcttaaccactgggccatttctAAAGCCTTCGAGCATTAAAAGTTTTTAAcgatgcatttattttattttatgtgtatgagcatctTGCCtgcgtgtacatatgtgtattgcATCATGTGCCTGGTACCTGAAGAATCCAGAAAAGGGTGTGAGGTTCCCCTTTAACTAGTGTtaaagatggttttgagccaccaagTGGGGTGCTGTGACTCaagcctgggtcctttgcaagtgTAACTAacactctaaccactgagccatctccctaacccaACACGGACGTTGTTTAAGAAAGACACACAAGTGAACCAACTATCTTCCTAGTCTACTATCGGAGACTGCTGTGTCTTTAGGTTTAACTTATTTCTCCTGCCTAACAGTTACGTTATTAAGATATCCAGTTACAGGGCCAGTGAGATCTCTGGCcaaggcttgctgccaagcctgacaaccggagtttgatacccagaactCCTATGATAGGAGAACTGACTtgtgaaagttgttctctgaccacacaTGTGAATGAATactcaacaacacacacacacacatcaatatatGAAACAATAttctacttaataaaataaaaaatttaaaacttatccAATCATAGAAGCTaggtatggtagtgcatgcttgcaacaccagcacttgggaggtagaggcaggaggatcaggagttcaatgaCATTCTCagctataaagtgagttccaggtcagctatcTGAGCtagatgaaatttatttatttattttaaaaaaaaggatccAATCTGAGTTACACCTGCTTCCTGATGTATAGTTTCCTGTACTGAAATGAATTGAAATGAAGAATTGCATGTTGCTTCTTCATACAATATTATTAGGTGTCTTGACTGACATAACCTTTGAAGGTGATTGGCGATATCTGCTCAAAAGGCCAAGGCTCTAGTCTTTGATCTAGCACTTGCCTCTCTATATGTCGTCTTACAGCAACAATTGATCCCCTATGCCAAGAGAGGCGTGATATGGTTCATTATGACTCAAAATCACAAAAATCTGTATGTACCTAAATCTACTTTTACAGAAACTAACACTAATTTAGATGCATGCAAATTATAAAACATTagtgatatttaaagaaaataaaataattcatcagAGAAGGATTGCTATGGAAAGATGCCCAGGaccatgagaagaagaaaaaacatttcGTGAAGATAGtaaaatataatctttatatCCTTGAGGATAAATAGATAAGGTCTTCCTGCCTAAAATCTTGGaaacgagggctggagagatggctcagtggttaagagcactgactgctcttctggaggtcataagttcaaatcctagcaaccatatggtggctcacaaccatccgtaataagaaacaataaacaaacaaaaaacaaacaaataaataaataaaataaaaagcttggAAACGAAATGGAAATGACAGCTGTCAGCATCTCTACCCCATAATAAGTGTCCTGAGGGTGGTCAGTAAGGTCCCATT contains:
- the Tex37 gene encoding testis-expressed sequence 37 protein, with the translated sequence MARVVRPQKNHVDLDIYQSSYMVDYKPFGKYKYSRVTPQEQAKLDAQLQSKEFYQPKPNPNPKLEDGYPAFKRPYMTALDLGVPGFFPPQERVTARKDDGRFTTTCHYAYPASLALYLAQHDPYWLHQRADFPCLMETERQPAPEVGKGYLLLPGCLCDHHQRVKVPILNRWGPMMPFYQ